tctttctctgcttcgatctctcaggcaaaaagcactttctttcaagataagatccaatcttcctattccaatcctaaaaaactattttccatcttctccaccctcttggaccccccccaaagccccttccccctcctcccttctgtcaagcgactttgttaaccactttgaaaaaaaggttaatgatattcgctcttctttttctgactcacctttactcaccgctgggtcaccagaccctcctttcacccacacactaacctccttttcccctctctctccaagtgaggttcttaccctcattacctctgcccgccctaccacctgtcctctggaccctatcccttcaaacctccttcagactatcgctcctgatattctaccgtttctcacccatttcatcaacacttctctaacttctggtcactttccaaacagtctcaaggaggcaagagtaaaccctctcctaaagaaacccactctcaacccgtctgatgttataaactacaggcctgtctctctactcccattcctgtctaaaacacttgaacgcgctgtctttaaacaactctcctgctatctccatcagaacaaccttctggatccgcaccagtctggtttcaaggcaggtcactccacagaaactgccctccttgctgtcactgaggaactgcacacggctaaagcagcctccctctcctctgtcatcatcctgttggacctgtctgctgcattcgacacggtgaatcatcagatcctccttcaaaCTCTTCAAGAACATGGAGTTttaggctctgcactttccctcctcacctcatacctcaaagaccgcacctacagggttacttggagagggtcggagtccgacccttgtcaattaactacaggggtccctcagggctctgttcttggtcccctcctcttctccttgtacacaaactcgctcggatctgtcattagcccgcatggtttttcataccactgctacgctgacgacacccaattaattctgtcctttctctgctcagagacccaggtcgtcgcacgcaactctgcttgtctagctgacatctctcagtggatgtctgctcatcacctcaagctcaaccttgacaagactgaactgcttttccttccgggaaaagattgtcccactcttgacctaacaatcaacatcggcacctctgttgtttccccgactcagactgcaaggaatctgggtgtgatcctagataacaacctgtccttcactgcaaacatcgctgctacaacccgctgctgcagatacacgctttacaacatcaggaggatacgtccccagctgacccagaaagcgacgcaggttctggtccaggctctcgtcatctcacacctagactactgcaactccctcctggctggtctacctgcatgtgccatccgacctctgcagctcatccagaatgcagcggctcgtctggtcttcaaccttcctaaattctcccacgccacgccgctcctccgctccctccactggcttccggtaactgctagaatccacttcaagacaatggtacttgcgtaccatgctgcgaatggatctggcccttcctacatccaggacatggttaaaccgtacaccccagcgcgtgcacttcgctctgcatcagctaaacgactcgctgcaccctcgctgcgaaggggacccaagttcccatcagtaaaaacacgtgggtttgctatcctggctccaaaatggtggaatgagctccccattgacatcaggacagcagatagcttacacaccttccggcgcagactgaaaactcatctctttcgtctccacttcgagcgatagaactgctaacaaagcacttatatactaataaaggactggcttacctaaagccagttgagtagcacttgaaatgtttttgctctatgaaacctgatgtacttatatgattctgttttcttcaagtttgtattttgttggtcgaacgcacttattgtaagtggataaaagcgtcagctaaatgcaatgtaatgtactgTAATGTAACAATTGTTAAAATGTCTCACTAATCTGTAACTGAACATCAACAGGCTTGACTATTAATACTACTTACCTTGTCCTTGGGCCTTCTGTTGTGATCTACGACATCTAGAAGAGGATATGCATCTCTGAGCATATCTATGGTAACAACATCCTGAAAGCCCAGGCTGAAGTGGGTTAAAGTCAAACACAGATGAGCAAGAGTTACAGTAAACACAGTTGACTAACTTACGGTATTTATCTATACACTAAGAAGGCCTTAAAAACTGACTTTTTCTAAGACTTGATGGGAAATCCATAGATTGACTTAAATTAATGACAACCATAACAATGAAACACGCATAATAAAGCAGAGGACAAGGCAACTTGAAAGGAAATGGCGCTCCACCAAGCATAAAGAATGTCGGTTACTCTGGCTTAAAAAATATAAGAAGGCACTACACACTGCCAGAGAAGCTTATTATTCCTCCTTAATAGAAGAAAATAAAGGTTTCTTTTTAGTACAGTAGCCAGGCTGACCGAGAGTCACAGTTCCATTGAGTCTTCTATTCCTACATCCATCAGTAGTAATGACTTTATGAACTTCTTTAATGATAAAATGATAACTCTCAGGGACAAAATAAACCACCTACCCTTAGTCAGCACTGAATCACCCTTAACACCGGACATATACTTAGAGTGCTTCTCTCCTATAGACCAAAaccaactaaattcaataatttCATCCAAAGCATCTACCTGTATCTTAGACCCTGTTCCATCGAAGCTGTTCAAGGAAATTGCACCCCTAATTAATACACCTGTTTAAATATGATGAATATATCTTTACtgtcaggctatgttccacagaCATTTAAAGTAGCTGTAATTAAACctattgttaaaaaaaacaaaccttGATCCTGAGATTATGGCCAACTACAGGCCAATATCAAACATTCCCTTCCTCTAAAAAATCCTCGAGAAAGCAGTGGCCTCACAATTGTGTGcatttttaaatacaaattGTTTATTTGTGAAATTCCAGTCAGGTTTTAGaaaacatcatagcacagagacagcactggttaaagtcacaaatgacctgCTTTGTGCATCTGATAATGGACTTGCCTCTATCCTGGTTCTGTTAGCACCTTCGGAACAAACTGACCAACAACATAATTTATTCGAATGGTATTACCTTAACCTCCAGCACCATTGTAAAAAATCTTGGTGTTATTTTTGACGAGGATTTGTCTTTTAAATCCAATATAAAGCAAATTTCAAGGACTGcctgcctacttccatctacggaatattgcaaaaatcaggcacatCCTAAATCACAACAATGCAGAAACACTAATCCATGCTTTTATCACCTCCAGGCTTGCAATTCCCTTTTATCAGGCTGTCCAAACTCATCATTAAAGACCGTTCAATTcatacaaaatgctgcagcacggGTTTTAACAGGAACAAAGATgatggaccacatcactcctgttttaGCAGCATTGCACTGGCTACCAGTTCAGTCCaggattgattttaaaatacttttaCTCTCATACAAAGCGCTCAATGGTCAGGGACCATCCTACCTACAGGATATTTTAAATCTCCTATTGCCCCTCTAGGGCATTAAGATCCCAGAGTGCAGGTCTGTTGGTGGTTCCCAGAGTCCACAAAAAAAGGTCAGGTGCTAGAGCTTTCGGCTACCAAGCCCCGTTCCTCGGGAATCAACTTCGTTTCGTTTTATGGAATTGTATTTATTGTACTCTAACTGTATTTGTGTCATTGTGTTATGTTCCTTTTTCAATTGGTATTTTCACATTGATCTTGTAAGATacgtttgttgtttttacattgCCAATTTTGTTTGTTGACTTGTGAAGCCCTCTGAGACAAATAGgatttgtgattttgggctatataaataaacttgaattGAAATTGAACCTACACTTGATAAAAGGCAATACATCTGTGAAAGGGCCTCACTGAGATAAATAGGCAGCAAAGGGTACAAATAAATACTGATAACAACGTGGAACACGAGCAAAAATACACTGAATAAACAGAACATGCACACTTCTCTTATAGGTCAACTTCAAGAGGTAAGTGCACAAACGCAGAGTTCCCGATTTAAGACAGGATACTTGTGAGCGACCTCCTCTATGGGACCCTGTCCCGACACCAGCACCCGCATTTTATGGATATCGGTGAACATTCGCAAAGGACTGTGAGACAGCATCACCTGGTCTGGAGTCACCTGTGAAAGAATATGGATTTCagagaaaaacaaaacagtgCAAGCTGAGGACTAAAAAGGGAAAAGTGAAATGATGTCTTCAGCTACCTCCACCTCAAGCAGATGTGACAGGTGCTCTGCTTTAGCCTGCCTCATGGAGTTCCCAGCGTTGGTGACAAACACCACAGGCACCTTGTATTTCCCATGGCGGTCCACCAGGTTCTTGAAGCACTGCTTGGCTGCAGGGATGGGGGTCCTGCCCCGCACCAGCACCCCATCAATGTCAAAGAGGAGCCCGAAGGAGCCGGCGCCCTGAGGAGGGAATAGAGGGGGGGCTGTTCATTAGCAGTGATACTTcatagtgatgtgtcggtcgcgaatGAGCCGGCTCAAagagttttatttatttttgttaagtAATACAAGACGGAATGATATGATGATCTCCGCGCTACGGGTACtccgtgcatgcatgcagtgacatgtaatatccaaggattagaaacggttggatgctgctgttttgaatattgcaatatatttattttcactatttatttatgattatctttcagctgttagctgttgctgtcttttttatttttttagagccCTGCTGTTTTGTTAGGGCTTTttctttaggcaaggcaaggcaagtttatttatagagcacttttcaacgcaaggcaattcaaagtgctttacaaaaaaaaaaaaatgaaagacattaagcattaaaaaagaaaagctaatcaaataaacattaagaaaaaaatacatggataaaagttacagtgcagtctaaaatataaatagttcaattaaacattacaagaaaaagtacatggataaaagttacagtgcagtttaagatatgaatagttcaaataaaagcagcgacaaaaagaaaagtcttcagcctggatttaaaagtagtcagcgttgcagcggacctgcaggtttctgggagtttgttccagatatttggagcataataactgaacgctgcttctccatgtttagttctgactctggggacagaaagctgaccagtccctgaagacctgagagatctggatggttcatagtttagcaggaggtcagtaatgtattttgggcctaaaccattcagtgctttataaaccagcagcagtattttgaaatctattctttgacacacaggaagccagtgtaaagacttcagaacaggagtgatgtgatccactttcttagtgttagtgaggactcgagcagcggcgttctgaatcagctgcagatttctaatagattttttagtgagacctgtgaagacaccattgcagtagtcgagtctactgaagataaaggcatggacaagtttttccaaatcctgctgtgacattagtcttttaatcctagatatgttctttaggtgatagtaaggctgatttagtaactgttttaatgtgactgttgaaactcaggtcagagtccatgactacacctagatttctggctttatctgttgttttgaacattgcacactgaagctcagcgctaacttttaaacgttctgccttggctccaaaaaccattacctcagttttatctttgtttaattggagaaagttctgatacatccagtcattgatttgttcaatgcacttactcagtgtttgaattggaggatagtctcctggtgaaattgttacgtacatttgtgtgtcatctgcatagctatggtaacttattttgttgttcttcattatctgagccagtggtagcatgtagatgttaaagagaagaggccccaagatggagccttgaggaaccccacatgtcatatttgtcaactcagatgtgtatttaccgatagaaacaaagttgtttctgtcctttaagtaggatttacaccaatttagaactgtttccgaaaatcccacccagttttccagtcggtccagtaatatgctgtggtcaacagtgtcaaacgcagcactgagatctaataatactaacactgaagttctgccactgtctgtgtttaagtggatgtcgttaaagacctttacaagagcagtctcagtgctgtggtttggacgaaagcctgactggaacacatcgaaacaactatttaaatgcaagaaattactcaactgttgaaaaacaactttttcaatgatcttacctagaaatggcaggtttgatatgggcctgtaattgttcattactgaagcatctagattattcttttttaagagcggtttaatgactgcagttttcagggcctgtggaaaaatacctgagtgaagagatttgtttactatatgaagtagttctgaggccatgcaaggcaaaacatctttgaaaaatcctgttggaataatatcaaggcagcaggaggaggatttcagaagttgtataatgtcctccaggtttttatcattaatctgatggaattgtgtcatggtgtctgaattgatgttaagtggacacagagacaacacatttgctgttcctgatgcagaggcactgactgcttgtctgattttctgaattttgtcagtgaaaaaggaggcaaaatcattgcacgccctggtggatagaaattcagaggctactgacactggggggttagttagtctgtcgacggtagcaaacaaggcacgtgcgttgtttttgtttttggtaatgatgtcagagaagaatgattgtcgtgcgtttttcaattccaaattataaaggccaagtctctctttataaatttcaaagtgaacctggagatttgtttttcgccacctgcgttcagcttttcgacattctcttttttctgttttaacggtcatggcctttctccatggagatattttcttcccagtcacttcctttatcttaattggagcaatggcatctataacatttttaatttttgaattaaaatgatctactagctcatttactgaggtgttagcaggggcaagtgtggaagaaaaattctgagtaaacatttccctagtattttcagttaaacatcgctttgtggttacctctttttgaacacttgtgtgaacagaaatagagctctcaaagaaaacacaggaatggtcagacagtgcaacatcagtcaccacaaccttagagatattcagaccctttgagataattaagtccagagtgtgccccttattgtgcgtgggctccgtcacatgctgagtcagtccatagctatcaagaacacaaaacagttctttagcccctctgtcctgggggttgtcaacatggatgttaaaatcaccaacaatgactagacggtcaaagtcaatacacactatagacagcagttcagtaaggtcatcaaaaaatacaattttaaaATGTCGATACAGTAGCTGTCCTTTTTTAAAATGTCTATGCtaaagtttttataggtgttgctatctactttgtgtagcgtggttctacaggtcagtgcattcattgggtggtatcagagttacaagggtctgtaaatccaatgaaaacaaaacagcaaatcatttatattaaatgtaatttttacttttgaatacttcagtacaaaggatgtattgaataatgtaagtgatatgtgtacacatatacatcatgagtcaaaacagggctacatttgattgaattaTAAAAGGTATGTGATAAAATGAAGAGCCGTTTCACtaaaaagagccggaattctCATCACTACAGGCTGGGTCATAATCCTGCTACTTCAGGATCAGGGTGGGACTTTGTTCCCAGCGTATATAAATTACACACCACACATTTATTGTAGCATGATATAACTAATTGAGGAGTGAAATAGGAGAATAACATAGTAATGACTGAGGTTTGAATTTGTGCCATagtaaaaatgtgtgtgtgtgtgtgtgtgtgtgtgtgtgtctgcgtgcgtgcgtgcgtgtgtgtgtgtgtgtgtgtgtgtgtgtgtgtgtgtgtgtgatggggtTAGCTTTGACATGTGGTTTTTCCATTTTAACATTGCAATAGAAAATAAATAAGTACAAAAACAAGCCGACAAGGTACTTTTCTTAACGTGGTATTCATTAACCTCTATCTTAATTTAAGTAAAGTTTTCTACTTACATGGCTATACTTTCTTGAAGTCGAAGGTTTTGCTGCTCCCTCACAGGCTGATTTCAGCAGCTGCAAACCGGTTTTCCAACACCTTACTCTCTGCATATCTTCAGGCACTTGTAAGTAAAAGTCGGTGGGTAAACAACAATAAAAGAGCTTTAGCCGAGCTAACAGTAACTATCTACTTAGGACTGAAGAAATGGGTCATGGTATCTCAAACAGAGAGGGTCAATACTAAACTCTGCGCGCTCTGCTCATGCTGTCAGTGTAGCTGCCATCACTCAATACACAACAGTGACGTCTATGAACTGAATGCGCATGCGCAGAGCCACCGGAAAGACAAGGTTGTTTATGATCTGAGTTTTTGTAGAAATGAAACTGAATGACTTTATAATAGAAACTTAACCGcacaaatataattaaaattatTAGAAATAATTAATTTTCGACATTGACACGCACATAATATGTTCTGTAACATGTCATAATACCGTGTAGTTTGAGCAAAGTGGTTGGTCAAATTAGTTACTACATAGGCTACTAAACATTTCATGTTTAAAACCTTTATAGTTTATATGGGTTATAAACAATGCTGTGTTCAAGTTAACAGCCTTAATTTAGTCagccttttaaaatatatttatcagCAAATTACCTTACacattttgtatttaattaATATACATGGTAATGCACATATACAATTTATTTTCTTAACACCTACAAATGAACCACCAAGTGGATCAGGTACCATGTTAGAATTTACTTTTCACAGACAGTCTATATAACCAAACCATGTCTATACTTATGCTTGTCTTAGGTAAAGTTAGTTAAGTCCAACaaacgttttttatttattttttgccagTAATGTTGTAACAGAATCAGTAATTCCAAAGTATTTACTAGACACCATATGACatgttcatttcattctgtaaaTGGGTGTTCATAATTTAAAACCATTGTAGCAAAACATCTTTATTAGTCCAGggtacaaaatacaaataacattAATTCTAAGTGTAAGCTATAAACCCAGTAGCACAAACAAACATGACTTAGATAAACTTCACATTGATTATCCTCGACAGGCAGACAGTAGACACCACAGTCCAGTCCTCAGCTGAATCTCAGCTCGTTTTCCAGTCCGTAGATCTTAGCCTTCAGCGCCATCAGCTCACCCTGAACCTTCTTCGTCCTGCCGCTGGTCTGACGTACCTCATGCAGAATGGCTAAGTCCTGGTTGGGCCCAACATTCAGAGTAACCTGCCACAGAGGATGTACATCAGGTTTAACAGTTTGCATTTTAACTATAATAAAGTTCTATATAAAGTTAAATAGAGAGCTCAAAACATGCTGGTTAGCGTTACAAAAATCagccaaaaaaacatttaacagtTAAGACAAAGCGAAAAACTGGGGTTAGTTGAAAAAGTTCAATTATCGGTCAAGTAATTTCACCTTGAGGAGTTGTTTTTCGACATCTTTGAACTTCTGTCTGAGGTGCTTCAGGTCCGTCTTGAAGCCCTCCACCTCCATGGCCCTTCTCTTCTCCAGCGCTTCATAACGCTGAGTCATCAGCTGCAGACGCTTGGCCATTTTGTCTGAACGCTCCTGCACAAAAACATTTGGTAAAATAACAAACATCAGTATCAAGAAACTTGGACATGGCATAACATATGCACATTAAATCAGAGCTGTATATGCACAGGAATGGTACCTTAAATATTTCCCTGCCCACATCCCCTTCCTCTCTGATCTGGGACAGCTCTGTCTCCAGTGTAATGCACTGCCCTCTGTACATCTCTGCCAGATGGTGGGCCTGCTTCACATCCTCCTGCATTGCCTGAGGACatagataaaaaaaaacaagttaaataaatacaaaactaaacacccttaaacaaacagagctTAATATTTCATCAAAGGGAAGGATTATTAATATTGAGGTGAGTTTGCAGAAGTGATAAGTTAGCAGATATATTTTAAGTTCTGGCTATGCTTTCAGGATAAAAAAACGAAACAAACATTACTTTCAGCTCCTCCTTGAGCGACTGCTTCAATTCAGGCTGAGGCCGAGGGGGGAGCAGGGCGGTGCTGCTACTGGGCTGCCACTTTGGGCCCAGCTCTGCGCCGGCAGACGGGGTCTTCCTCAGGCGGTTGTGGCTGGAGTCCAACTCCCTGAGCAGCCGGTCCTTCTCTGACATCCAGCTCTTCTCATGAGCTCGGGCGTCAAACTTTAGCTGTAAAAAATCCCTGGTGCTCTCATATAACAGGTTCTGGGTACGCTGGAGCCTGAGGTGTaaacaaacaaagaaaaatgtgtttacaaaaagaaaaagatgcAAAAGAGGATTCACGATTCACAAAATGAAAAAAAGGCTTAAAGAGCATCATTCCTAAAatacacagtacagtagttgtgaaaaaaaaaaaaatgcagaccCACTTGTCAGTCAGAGCTGATATCCGCTCCTGATCTTTATGCCGTTGTGCCTGTGCCTCCTCTGTTTTAATCTGCCTATCCTCCATCAGAGACTCCACCTGCTCTCTAACCAGACGGGTCTGCTCCTCCATCTGAGCCTGCAGGGCCTCCACCTGAAAACACAAGCGATACAAATATAGTTTGGTAAAATCATCGCCAAAACCATGGAGGCAGAGAAGGGAAAAAAGTTCTCATCACTCTTTTCACatttctgttgtaattattaatGTTGAATAGTGATGTGTAGCTCTCTTTATGAAAATTGAAAGCACATTCATTCCATTACCCGCATCAGAAAGACACCTAGACTTACCTGTAGTAACAATGTCTGGTTATCGTTCTTGTATTGTTCCAAGCTCTCTCCATTAGTCCCTTCTGCTGATTTTAATCTCCTGC
This region of Pseudochaenichthys georgianus chromosome 6, fPseGeo1.2, whole genome shotgun sequence genomic DNA includes:
- the ccdc77 gene encoding coiled-coil domain-containing protein 77 produces the protein MGSPTKDATPQRTNLRTPGREPDSPLPSIHERLAYLRPSRELLEFYRQKIAQFDGEHEELLQMLEKYKGITEGQHKLQWEVRQREGEIAELQNALSDMQVYLFQEREQSLRLYAENDRLKIRELEDRKKIQHLLALVGPDSGEITYFHREPPHKVTITQRKSESSLEEHLNLRPTKLRPAATRKESGRRLKSAEGTNGESLEQYKNDNQTLLLQVEALQAQMEEQTRLVREQVESLMEDRQIKTEEAQAQRHKDQERISALTDKLQRTQNLLYESTRDFLQLKFDARAHEKSWMSEKDRLLRELDSSHNRLRKTPSAGAELGPKWQPSSSTALLPPRPQPELKQSLKEELKAMQEDVKQAHHLAEMYRGQCITLETELSQIREEGDVGREIFKERSDKMAKRLQLMTQRYEALEKRRAMEVEGFKTDLKHLRQKFKDVEKQLLKVTLNVGPNQDLAILHEVRQTSGRTKKVQGELMALKAKIYGLENELRFS